In Pleuronectes platessa chromosome 5, fPlePla1.1, whole genome shotgun sequence, a single genomic region encodes these proteins:
- the thyn1 gene encoding thymocyte nuclear protein 1, translating into MPPKKKAGVATRSAKSEKAEESETASSGGKRKAAKESSESPDSPEFSRWLMKSEPDSRFENGIDVKFGIEDLKALPDQTGCWDGVRNYQARNFMRQMKEGQSAFFYHSNCKEPGIAGIMKIVKEAYVDHTQFDRKDVHYDAGSKPDNPKWSMVDVQYQRMLKRYLPLSELKKYHLQHRAKGGPLKDMALFTRARLSVQPLTTEEFDFVLSLEDKEPL; encoded by the exons ATGCCACCAAAGAAAAAGGCCGGAGTGGCTACAAGATCAGCAAAGTCAg AGAAAGCAGAAGAAAGTGAAACAGCCTCATCTGGTGGGAAGAGGAAGGCGGCGAAGGAGAGCTCGGAGTCACCtgattctccagagttcagtcgCTGGCTCATGAAGTCTGAGCCCGACAGCCGCTTTGAGAACGGCATCGATGTGAAG TTTGGGATCGAGGATCTGAAGGCTCTGCCCGATCAGACCGGCTGCTGGGATGGGGTCCGCAATTATCAG GCACGCAACTTTATGAGGCAGATGAAAGAGGGACAGTCTGCCTTCTTTTATCACAGCAACTGTAAGGAACCAGGGATTGCAGGAATCATGAAA ATTGTGAAGGAAGCTTATGTGGACCACACTCAGTTTGACAGGAAAGATGTCCATTACGATGCAGGCAGCAAACCAGACAACCCAAAGTGGAGCATG GTCGACGTCCAGTATCAAAGAATGCTGAAGCGTTACCTTCCTCTGTCTGAGCTGAAAAAATACCACCTGCAGCACCGCGCCAAGGGAGGGCCTCTGAAGGACATGGCTCTCTTTACAAGGGCCAGGCTCTCTGTGCAGCCCCTCACCACTG AGGAGTTTGACTTTGTCCTGAGTTTGGAGGACAAGGAGCCACTGTGA
- the LOC128439942 gene encoding uncharacterized protein LOC128439942 — protein MSLRGIDQQEVNATFHLLLRTEKQKRERRRMDEIKRIKISLHLLLVLIPFTALADQFPSLIIRAGAEVTLPCHNVRDDYVNCGATDWVFYDSETNGSPHLFVKGQLIASVISKSKANRLRLAANCSLVIREITAEDAGDYICRQFVLTDENHEVFISVVNVTEQERTDEVMLTCSVSTFKTSDLTVKWLFMNMDVDENNKELKTSQSRLSATVSFSKSHSVHKMKNYGSLTCKVMDGYTEETFAFIPPSSGGKNKPAPGNNEMTTDWWWYICLVVGCVTIVILVGILIKWRGNKIQACDDAVAYSTGEAPSSSTGPSADPSSLNANITFIQ, from the exons ATGTCACTTAGAGGAATTGATCAACAGGAAGTAAACGCCACATTCCACCTTTTACTAAGAACCGAGAagcagaaaagagaaagaagaagaatggaTGAAATCAAACGGATTAAAATATCTTTACATCTGCTACTGGTGCTGATTCCGTTTACAG CGCTCGCTGACCAATTTCCCTCCCTCATcatcagagctggagctgaagtCACTTTGCCTTGTCACAATGTGAGAGACGATTATGTGAACTGTGGAGCTACTGACTGGGTCTTCTATGATTCAGAGACAAATGGATCACCACACCTGTTTGTAAAAGGCCAGCTCATTGCATCTGTGATTTCCAAATCTAAAGCAAACCGACTACGTCTCGCTGCAAACTGTTCTCTGGTTATTAGGGAGATCACAGCTGAAGATGCTGGTGATTACATCTGCAGACAGTTTGTCCTGACCGATGAAAATCATGAGGTTTTTATCTCTGTTGTCAACG TGACTGAGCAGGAGAGAACTGATGAGGTGATGTTGACCTGCTCTGTGTCGACATTTAAAACAAGTGACCTCACAGTGAAGTGGCTGTTTATGAATATGGATGTCGATGAGAACAACAAAGAACTGAAGACATCACAGTCTCGCCTCTCGGCCACTGTGAGCTTCTCAAAATCCCATTCTGTTCACAAGATGAAGAACTATGGCTCATTAACATGTAAAGTGATGGATGGTTACACAGAGGAAACGTTTGCCTTCATCCCTCCGTCatcag GAGGAAAGAACAAACCAGCTCCAGGAAACAACGAGATGACAACAG ACTGGTGGTGGTACATTTGTCTGGTTGTGGGTTGTGTCACAATTGTAATATTGGTTGGGATTCTTATCAAATGGAGAGGAAACAAG ATCCAGGCTTGTGATGATGCAGTGGCCTACAGCACTGGGgaagctccctcctcttctactgGACCCTCAGCTGATCCCAGCAGCCTCAATGCCAACATCACATTCATACAATAG
- the LOC128439945 gene encoding uncharacterized protein LOC128439945 yields MSLRGSDQQEAITTLHLLLRTEKQRRERRRMDEIKRIKISLHLLLVLIPFTALAEQYSTIIIRAGAEVTLPCPNVRDDYVNCGATDWFFVDSERTRSARLFVKGQLIASVISKSKADRLRLAANCALVIREVRAEDAGDYICRQFDQTNEQSWFFFSVVNVTEQERTDEVMLTCSVSTCRGGLLTVKWLFMNMDVDENNKELRTSQSRHSATVSFSKSHSVYKIKNYGSLTCKVKDGYTEETFAFILPSSDWWWYIYLVVGCATLVTLVGILIKWRRNKIQARDDAVAYSTGEGPSSSTGHSADPSNLNANVTIIQ; encoded by the exons ATGTCACTGAGGGGAAGTGATCAACAGGAAGCCATCACCACATTACACCTTTTACTAAGAACCGAGaagcagagaagagaaagaagaagaatggaTGAAATCAAACGGATTAAAATATCTTTACATCTGCTACTGGTGCTGATTCCGTTTACAG CGCTCGCTGAACAAtattccaccatcatcatcagagctggagctgaagtCACTTTGCCTTGTCCCAATGTGAGAGACGATTATGTGAACTGTGGAGCTACTGACTGGTTCTTCGTTGATTCAGAGAGGACTAGATCAGCACGCCTGTTTGTAAAAGGCCAGCTCATTGCATCTGTGATTTCCAAATCTAAAGCAGACCGACTACGTCTTGCTGCAAACTGTGCTCTGGTTATTAGGGAGGTCAGAGCTGAAGATGCTGGTGATTACATCTGTAGACAGTTTGACCAGACCAATGAACAATCttggttttttttctctgttgtcaACG TGACTGAGCAGGAGAGAACTGATGAGGTGATGTTGACCTGCTCTGTGTCGACATGTAGAGGCGGTCTCCTCACAGTGAAGTGGCTGTTTATGAATATGGATGTGGATGAGAACAACAAAGAACTGAGGACATCACAGTCTCGCCACTCGGCCACTGTGAGCTTCTCAAAATCCCATTCTGTTTACAAGATTAAGAACTATGGCTCATTaacatgtaaagtgaaggaTGGTTACACAGAGGAAACGTTTGCCTTCATCCTTCCGTCatcag ACTGGTGGTGGTACATTTATCTGGTTGTGGGTTGTGCTACACTCGTAACATTGGTTGGGATTCTCATCAAATGGAGAAGAAACAAG ATCCAGGCTCGTGATGATGCAGTGGCCTACAGCACTGGGGAAGGTCCCTCCTCTTCTACTGGACACTCAGCTGATCCCAGCAACCTCAATGCCAACGTCACCATCATACAATAG
- the spartb gene encoding spartin b isoform X1 — MEKAKQDAFDSARLQVIKDGYERAFECINEGLTVDEAGDKARALELYRRGRQHLLRAISVPSQGEECAGGPWESARQMQQKMKETLNNITTRLAILETSSDLPSAPLLSATSESGLAAAGMSAGGLYPGLPTKDKPERPAPPNVLSAKGDSAGAVGGKPACSGAGLPLSPTKQPVGPAEQPPAYSPQAADGHLSISYGTDEGEMSMVGDEFYSRTSNTTPSPQSMGEEGEELLYIPHGVQIFFVTPEGQVSAPSYPGYLRLVRFTGDHSDSTPNRPPAFLQVCDWLYPLMAVDSPVLLCNTGVFMFPDMMAPAPGYYVGVVLSSELPSSNRQLFQDLLSQMTDLRVQDPDEAAEAINLSQKVPIVTPEETAPAEAEEDKPLPEWSEKVASGILTGASWLSWGLVKGAEFTGKAIHKGASKLREHITPEDKPTHVSPTVTKGLHVAKQATGGAVKVSQFLVDGVCTVAGCVGRELAPHVKKHGGKLIPESMKKDKDGRSNIDGAMVVAASGVQGFATMWTGLEVAAKNITTSVASETVTTVKHKFRGLQNDFETPNEKKYGAAAGQATDSAVNSAINVGLTAFNIDNLGIKAVVKRTGKQTAKAILEDYKLQEKPENGKQLEKLDK, encoded by the exons ATGGAGAAGGCTAAACAAGATGCATTCGACAGTGCCCGACTCCAAGTGATCAAAGATGGCTACGAGAGAGCCTTCGAGTGCATCAACGAGGGACTGACGGTGGACGAGGCCGGAGACAAGGCCCGGGCCCTGGAGCTCTACAGGCGGGGGCGGCAGCACCTCCTCAGGGCCATCAGCGTCCCCTCGCAGGGGGAGGAGTGTGCGGGCGGCCCCTGGGAGTCCGCCAGGCAGATGCAGCAGAAAATGAAGGAGACGCTGAACAACATCACGACCCGTCTGGCCATACTGGAAACCAGCTCTGACCTCCCATCCGCCCCCCTGCTGAGCGCCACCTCCGAGTCTGGCCTCGCTGCTGCTGGCATGTCTGCAGGAGGCCTCTACCCAGGTCTCCCAACCAAAGACAAGCCAGAGAGGCCAGCTCCACCAAATGTACTTTCTGCTAAAGGTGATTCAGCAGGAGCTGTGGGAGGGAAGCCTGCATGCAGTGGTGCAggcctccccctctcccccaccAAGCAGCCAGTGGGGCCGGCCGAGCAGCCTCCAGCCTACTCCCCTCAGGCGGCCGACGGCCACCTGTCCATTTCTTATGGAACGGATGAAGGGGAGATGTCGATGGTCGGGGATGAGTTCTACAGTCGCACCTCCAACACCACGCCATCCCCCCAGAGCatgggtgaggagggagaggagctgctgtacaTCCCTCACGGGGTGCAGATATTCTTTGTCACACCCGAAGGTCAAGTGAGCGCTCCGTCGTACCCCGGTTACCTGCGGCTGGTCAGGTTTACTGGTGATCACTCCGACAGCACGCCCAACCGCCCACCCGCCTTCCTGCAG GTGTGCGACTGGCTCTACCCACTCATGGCCGTGGACTCTCCAGTGCTGCTGTGTAACACTGGGGTGTTTATGTTTCCGGACATGATGGCACCAGCTCCAGGCTACTACGTCGGGGTGGTGCTGTCCTCTGAGCTGCCCTCTTCAAACAGACAACTGTTCCAGGACCTGCTGTCCCAGATGACAGATCTCAGGGTTCAG GATCCAGATGAAGCAGCAGAGGCCATCAATCTCAGTCAGAAAGTGCCCATTGTCACACCTGAGGAGACTGCACCAGCcgaggcagaggaggacaaACCTTTGCCCGAGTGGAGTGAGAAGGTGGCGAGTGGGATCCTGACCG GGGCCTCCTGGTTAAGCTGGGGTCTGGTGAAAGGAGCCGAGTTCACGGGCAAGGCCATCCACAAAGGGGCGTCCAAGCTCCGAGAACACATCACTCCAGAGGACAAACCCACCCACGTCAGCCCCACGGTCACCAAGGGCCTCCATGTGGCCAAGCAGGCGACGGGTGGAGCTGTCAAAGTCAGCCAGTTTCTAG TGGACGGGGTGTGTACCGTCGCCGGCTGCGTGGGGCGAGAGTTGGCGCCGCATGTGAAAAAACACGGAGGAAAGCTGATCCCGGAGTCTATGAAGAAAGACAAGGACGGGCGCTCCAACATAGACGGAGCTATGGTGGTGGCGGCCAGTGGAGTGCAAG GGTTTGCAACCATGTGGACTGGTTTAGAAGTGGCAGCAAAGAACATCACCACCAGCGTTGCATCAGAAACGGTCACAACAGTCAAACACAA ATTTAGGGGTCTTCAAAACGACTTTGAAACACCTAATGAGAAGAA GTACGGGGCGGCAGCGGGTCAAGCCACAGACAGCGCTGTCAACTCTGCCATTAACGTGGGCCTCACTGCCTTCAACATCGACAACCTGGGGATCAAAGCTGTGGTGAAAAGGACTGGGAAGCAAACGGCAAAGGCCATTTTGGAAGACTACAAGCTTCAGGAAAAACCAGAGAACGGGAAGCAACTGGAGAAACTGGACAAGTAG
- the spartb gene encoding spartin b isoform X2 yields MEKAKQDAFDSARLQVIKDGYERAFECINEGLTVDEAGDKARALELYRRGRQHLLRAISVPSQGEECAGGPWESARQMQQKMKETLNNITTRLAILETSSDLPSAPLLSATSESGLAAAGMSAGGLYPGLPTKDKPERPAPPNVLSAKGDSAGAVGGKPACSGAGLPLSPTKQPVGPAEQPPAYSPQAADGHLSISYGTDEGEMSMVGDEFYSRTSNTTPSPQSMGEEGEELLYIPHGVQIFFVTPEGQVSAPSYPGYLRLVRFTGDHSDSTPNRPPAFLQVCDWLYPLMAVDSPVLLCNTGVFMFPDMMAPAPGYYVGVVLSSELPSSNRQLFQDLLSQMTDLRVQDPDEAAEAINLSQKVPIVTPEETAPAEAEEDKPLPEWSEKVASGILTGASWLSWGLVKGAEFTGKAIHKGASKLREHITPEDKPTHVSPTVTKGLHVAKQATGGAVKVSQFLVDGVCTVAGCVGRELAPHVKKHGGKLIPESMKKDKDGRSNIDGAMVVAASGVQGFATMWTGLEVAAKNITTSVASETVTTVKHKYGAAAGQATDSAVNSAINVGLTAFNIDNLGIKAVVKRTGKQTAKAILEDYKLQEKPENGKQLEKLDK; encoded by the exons ATGGAGAAGGCTAAACAAGATGCATTCGACAGTGCCCGACTCCAAGTGATCAAAGATGGCTACGAGAGAGCCTTCGAGTGCATCAACGAGGGACTGACGGTGGACGAGGCCGGAGACAAGGCCCGGGCCCTGGAGCTCTACAGGCGGGGGCGGCAGCACCTCCTCAGGGCCATCAGCGTCCCCTCGCAGGGGGAGGAGTGTGCGGGCGGCCCCTGGGAGTCCGCCAGGCAGATGCAGCAGAAAATGAAGGAGACGCTGAACAACATCACGACCCGTCTGGCCATACTGGAAACCAGCTCTGACCTCCCATCCGCCCCCCTGCTGAGCGCCACCTCCGAGTCTGGCCTCGCTGCTGCTGGCATGTCTGCAGGAGGCCTCTACCCAGGTCTCCCAACCAAAGACAAGCCAGAGAGGCCAGCTCCACCAAATGTACTTTCTGCTAAAGGTGATTCAGCAGGAGCTGTGGGAGGGAAGCCTGCATGCAGTGGTGCAggcctccccctctcccccaccAAGCAGCCAGTGGGGCCGGCCGAGCAGCCTCCAGCCTACTCCCCTCAGGCGGCCGACGGCCACCTGTCCATTTCTTATGGAACGGATGAAGGGGAGATGTCGATGGTCGGGGATGAGTTCTACAGTCGCACCTCCAACACCACGCCATCCCCCCAGAGCatgggtgaggagggagaggagctgctgtacaTCCCTCACGGGGTGCAGATATTCTTTGTCACACCCGAAGGTCAAGTGAGCGCTCCGTCGTACCCCGGTTACCTGCGGCTGGTCAGGTTTACTGGTGATCACTCCGACAGCACGCCCAACCGCCCACCCGCCTTCCTGCAG GTGTGCGACTGGCTCTACCCACTCATGGCCGTGGACTCTCCAGTGCTGCTGTGTAACACTGGGGTGTTTATGTTTCCGGACATGATGGCACCAGCTCCAGGCTACTACGTCGGGGTGGTGCTGTCCTCTGAGCTGCCCTCTTCAAACAGACAACTGTTCCAGGACCTGCTGTCCCAGATGACAGATCTCAGGGTTCAG GATCCAGATGAAGCAGCAGAGGCCATCAATCTCAGTCAGAAAGTGCCCATTGTCACACCTGAGGAGACTGCACCAGCcgaggcagaggaggacaaACCTTTGCCCGAGTGGAGTGAGAAGGTGGCGAGTGGGATCCTGACCG GGGCCTCCTGGTTAAGCTGGGGTCTGGTGAAAGGAGCCGAGTTCACGGGCAAGGCCATCCACAAAGGGGCGTCCAAGCTCCGAGAACACATCACTCCAGAGGACAAACCCACCCACGTCAGCCCCACGGTCACCAAGGGCCTCCATGTGGCCAAGCAGGCGACGGGTGGAGCTGTCAAAGTCAGCCAGTTTCTAG TGGACGGGGTGTGTACCGTCGCCGGCTGCGTGGGGCGAGAGTTGGCGCCGCATGTGAAAAAACACGGAGGAAAGCTGATCCCGGAGTCTATGAAGAAAGACAAGGACGGGCGCTCCAACATAGACGGAGCTATGGTGGTGGCGGCCAGTGGAGTGCAAG GGTTTGCAACCATGTGGACTGGTTTAGAAGTGGCAGCAAAGAACATCACCACCAGCGTTGCATCAGAAACGGTCACAACAGTCAAACACAA GTACGGGGCGGCAGCGGGTCAAGCCACAGACAGCGCTGTCAACTCTGCCATTAACGTGGGCCTCACTGCCTTCAACATCGACAACCTGGGGATCAAAGCTGTGGTGAAAAGGACTGGGAAGCAAACGGCAAAGGCCATTTTGGAAGACTACAAGCTTCAGGAAAAACCAGAGAACGGGAAGCAACTGGAGAAACTGGACAAGTAG